The genomic window GGAAGCGCCCGGCCACCGAGAGCGTGAGGTTGTCCCGTCCGAGGAAGGGCAGGCCGCCCAGGTACGTCTCCACCTCGGCGCGCACATCGCCCATCGTGGTCTCGGAGCCGAAGGACTTCGGGTAGACAGCCCCCGAGAGGGACAGCCCCAGCCCCCGCTGGGTGCCGCCGTACGAGGTGCCCTCACCCGCGAAGTAGGCGGTGGCGAACGAGGGCCCGAAGAGCGTGGTGAGGACGGCGGAGGTGGGAAGTTCCTCGTACTCGTACCGGCGCCTCAGGCCGATGAAGCCCAGCGACACGGGCGTCGTCCAGAAGCTCCGGGAGACGAAGAGGGTGGCCTGGAGCTCCTGCTGATCCAGCGTGAAGGTGCCGTTGCGGAACTCCTGTTCCTCCTCCGTCTGCGCATAGCCCACGCTCGTCGAAAGGTACCAGGGGGCGAGCAACGCGTTCCCATAGCTGAAGACGAGGCTGGGGGTGTTCTTGCCGGTGTCGAACGCGGCGTTGAGCGCATAGGCGTGGAAGCCCAGCCGGTCCTGCCCCGCCAGGGACACCAGGCCCGTGAGGTGCAGGTCCTCGGAGATCTCATCCTGATAGGCGAGCACCAGCGGGATGCGCAGCTCGGGAACCAGGAGCCCTTCGAGCGGCTGGTAGGGCCTGTCGGTCAGGACCTCCACCTCCCGTCCAGGGGCGGGAGGCGGCTCGAACAAGGGCTGGGTGGCCAGGGCCGGAGGTTCCTCGGCGCTCGGAACGTCCGGCGCGGGGGCTGCTTCGGCAGGGGGCTCCGCTTCGGCCACGGGGGCAGGCGGGGACGGAACCGGGGCGTCGATGGGGGCGAGGGGCGCCCGGTCGAGCGAGAAGTCGAAGCCATCCCGGTTGAGGAAGGCCACCTGCCCATTTCCCACGGGGTGGGCATCCATCACCAGGTGGGGCGCATCGGTGATGCGGACCATCTCCCCCGTGCCGGGATCCAAGGTGTGGGCTTGGAGCCGTCCCTCATGCTCGCGCAGGAACAGCACCCGGCCGTCATCCACCCAGTGCGGTGAGTAGTTGAAGCGTCCATCGCGCGTCAGCCAGCGCACGTCGCCCGACGGCTCGCGCAGGGCGAGATCCCACCCGTCGGGCCCGCGCATCGGAAACACCACGCGCGCGCCATCCGGTGACACGGAAGGGGGCGCCAGCGAGAGGTGCCCCTCGAAGTGGGTGAGGGGCTCGGTCTGGCCCGACGCCAGATCCAACCGCACGAGGTTCGAGGTATCGCCCTTCACGGCCACGAAGACGTACCCTGTGCCGTCCGGGGTGACGCTGCCCCCCATGCCGTCCTGGAGATCCCAGGTGCGCACCACGTCCCCCGTGCGGGCATCCACCCGCCACAGCCGGGAGAGGTACGCCCCCTGGCTGTCGATGTCGGCGGCCACCAGGTACAGCCAGGCGCCGTCCGGGGTGAAGGACAGGCCGCTCATGGCCGACGGATCGCTGCTGATCCACCTCCGGCCGGGAAGCAGCTGGGTGAGCCGGCGCGAGAAGCGAACCTTCCCGTCGCGCTCGTACACGGTGAGGTGCGGCGTCTCGGTGCGCCCCACCTGGAGGATGACGGTGGCGCCATCCCGGGGCGAGGAGGCCATGCGCGAGAAATAGCCCACGCTGGGCACCTGCCTCACCTGCGAGGCGGGGCGCTCGCGGGGAACCAGCCCCTGCCGCACCGACCGGCTGAAGTCGTCGAACAGCCCGCCGATGGTCTTCCCGTAGACCTTGCGGAAGCGCAGCGTGACGCCGAAGGGCGAGATCCAGGACGCGCCCTGCTCCTGGACGAGCTGCCAGAGCTTCTGCTCCCCGTGCGTCCGGGCCAGCCACGCCACGAAGTGGCTCCCGGTGAGGTAGTTGCCGCCAAACGGGTCCATCTGCCGGTTCTCGGGGGACAGGTGGCCCGGGTTCAGGTTCCCACCCCGGGCGTGCGCGGCGGCCTCGAACCAGCCGCGCCAGACGGGGCTGTGGGGGCGCCCGGTCTCCCGGTCGAAGTGGCCCTCGTAGTAGGTGGCCAGCCCCTCCAGGAACCAGGACTCGGTGAAGATGTTGGGCTGGAAGATGCCCCCGGTGGTGAAGTTCACCCCGTACCAGAGCCCCTCCACCTGCTGCATCTGCACGTAGTGGACGGCCTCGTGGCAGCCCACGTCCCCCAGCTCCGCGGCGCCCAGGTTCATGAGGTGGAACAGCTCCAGGCTCATGTGCGTGGGCATCACCATCTGCTGGGGCACGCTGGCGAAGTCCGACACCACGTAGGCGTTATTGAAGCCCGCGCTCGTCAGGTAGAGCAGGAGCTTGTCGCGGGGGCGCTTGCTCCGGGACAAGTCCCTGAGCCGGTCCACGCACATCTCCACCCTCGCCGCGATGCGCAATGCCACCGGCCGCAGGGGCTCCGGGTAGTACAGCTCCAGGGAGCGGGTGGTGAGCTTGCGCATGCCGTCCCGGACGAAGGACGCCTGAACCTCCTGGGAGAAGCGCGGGGCGACCGAGGCGCATCCGGAAGCCAGGAGCAGGCAAGCGAGGAGTACCCAACCCCCCTGCCAGTGGCGGCGCGTGGACATCCCTGCATCCTAGAGGCACAACACCGTGGCCAACGCCACGTTTTTCACGGTAAGGGGGACACCAGGCATTCCCCCTTCTAGGATTCGTTCATGGCTCAACCCGCCCCGCAGGCGCATCCCGTTCCCCAGCACGTCTTCCAGGCCCAGTCCCAGCTCGCGGCCGCCCTCGCGCAGTCCGAGGGGCAGGCGTTCGATCTTCTCAAGGCGCCCTGGGCGGACGTGGAGAAGGCGGTCACCAAGCTGCTCGGCGGAGCGTTCCAGGTCAACCGCCAGGAGCACCAGGCGCTCGCGCTGGGCGTGGCCGGTGCCTTCGCGGCGCGCATGGCCGCGGAGCACCAGGCCTTCTGGTTTCCCAACCGGGACTCGCCCGAGGGCGCCACGCTCGGCTTTCCGGAGGCCATCATCATGCTGTCGCCCTTCGGCGCGGTGATGGACGCGATGGGCCAGGGGAAGCTGGCCCGGTTGGAGGATCTCGCCGCGGACATCCGCCGCTCGCTGGGCCAGGCGCGCTTCGGCGGCGCCAACGCCGGCGCGCCGCTCGGGCAGCCCAAGCTGGCCCCGGTGGATTACCAGCGGCTGTTCGATCCGGGCTTTCTCCAGTTCGTGGTGCTGGATCCCAACAAGACCAAGACGACGCTCGAGGCGAAGCCGGACGCACTTGCCCGCGACGTGAAGGATGCGCTCGGCCGCACCCAGCCGCCGCTGCCGCCGGAGGCCAAGCAGCAGTTCGAGGGGCAGATCGTCATGTCCCTGCAGCGGCTGGAGGCCACCAAGCCCCTGGCGGATCAGGTCGAGCGCGCGCCGCGGCTGGCGGAGCTGATCGCGCACATGGTGGCCACCGTGGGCGGCACCGGCTGCGCGCCGGAGGAGTTCTGGCACGAGATCGTCCTGCCGCTGCTCTTCATCGGCGTGCCGCAGCAATTCCCGCCGCTGGATGAGGACGAGGTCCAGGCCTTCCAGCAGGGCGCCGAGCCGCTGGCGCTCTTCGTGGACGTGGTGCCGCACTCGCATCCGGCCCCCGAGGAGGGGCTGCTGGGCGCCTTCGAGATGACGGAGATTGGCCTGGCGCACCCGGCGTTCGCCCGGGTGGGCGCGCTGCGGCTCATCCAGATCAACCCGGCGCGCCTCAAGCCGCTCCTGGAGCAGTTCGATCCGGACAAGACCGCGGACGTGGTGCGGCGCTTCACGAAGTACGTGGCCGAGAAGGCGGGCAAGCCCACCGAGGAGACGCCTCAGGGCAAGGAGATGCTGCAGGCGGCGCTGATGCTGCTGTCGGATCTCAAGCGCGCGGCTACCACCGTGCAGGGCGGCCAGCTGTGCCTGCGCCGGCTCACCGAGGCCGAGGCGGCCTCCGAGCAGGCCCTGGCGCTCGTGCGCCGCGCCCTCCAGGGCGGCCGCATCATCCTCACCTAGGCTTCAGTGGCGCGGCTCCTCCTCTTCGTCATCGAAGAGGGGAAGCCGCACGGTGAACGTGGTGCCCTGGCCCGGCTCGCTCTGCACCTCGATGCGGCCCTGGTGCCGGCGGATGATGGTGTCGCAGATGGTCAGCCCCAGGCCAGTGCCCTGGCCCGCGGGCTTGGTGGTGAAGAACGGGGTGAAGATGCGCGCCCGTGTCTTCGCGTCCATGCCCCGGCCCGTGTCGCGGATCCGCACCACGATGTCGGTCTCTTCCTGCTGGACGGTGACGTAGATCTGCCCCCGCTGCTCGATGGCCTGGGCGGCGTTGAGCAGCAGGTTCATGAACACCTGGTTGAGCTGGGTGGGAAAGCAGCGCAGCAGGGGCAGGGGCGCGAAGTCGCAGATGACATCGCAGCGGTCCTTGAACTCGTGGCGCAGCATGCGCAGCGTCATGCGCAGGCCCTTGTTGATGTCCGCCAGCTGCGGCACATCGGACTCTTCGCGCACGAACGTCTTGAGGTTCAGCACGAACTCGCGGATGCGCGCCAGCCCCTCCCGCGTGTCGGCGAGCACCTCGTCGAGATCCATCAGGTGCTCGCCCAGGTGCTCCTGCTCCCGGAGCGTGAGGGCCTCCTCCAGCAGCCGGGCCACGGGGGCCGGGGGCGGGGTGCCCAGGGCCTTCTCCACCTCCTGGTAGAGCTCCAGCAGCCGCCGCGAGAGCGAGGCATAGGAGGCCAGGGTGGAGACGTTGCTGGAGACGTAGCCCACGGGGTTGTTGAGCTCGTGGGCGATGCTGGCCGCCATCTGGCCCAGGGAGGCCAGCTTCTCGGACTGGATGAGCTGGGCCTGGCGCGCCTCCAGCTCCCGGGTGATGTGGCTCACCTGCTCGGACAGCCGCTCGGATTGGCGCCGCTGGTGCTCCTCGGCGATCTTCCGCTCGGTGATGTTGCGCACGATGCTGGTGACTTCGTCCACGCCGCTGTGGACGAGGCGCGCTTCGAAGTACAGCAGCCCCTCGGGCGTCTCCATGGGGTAGTCGTAGATCTCCAGGGGGCTGCCCTGGAGCAACTGCGTGATCGCCAACCGGGTGGGCTCGAAGATGTTCTTCAGCGCGGGCAGCTCGTAGACCTTGCGGCCAATGAACTCCGTGGGAGGCAGCGCCGCCGAGGCGTTGGTGGCAGGCTTGAAGTCCATGAGCGTCCCATCCGCCTTCATCCGGAAGATCATGTCCGGGATGGCGCGGATGAAGGCGCGCAGCCGCTCCTCGGCCTGCTTGCGCGAGGTGATGTTCGAGTTGGTGCCCACCACCCGCAGCGGCCGCCCATCGCTGGTGTAGGACACGGCCTTTCCGCGGCTCAGCACCCAGATCTCCCGCCCGTCGCGGTGCCGCATCCGGTGCTCGAACTCATACATGGGGGTGCGGCCCGTCAGGTGCTCGGCCATCCTCCGCTCGGCCTCGGCCAGATCCTCGGGGTGGCAGAGGTGCTCCCGCCAGTGGCGGTAGCTGGTCTCCCCCGAGCCGTCGTCCCCGACGCCCAGCATGCTCATCCACCGGGGGCTGACCGTGAGGTGGCCCGTGGTGAGATCCAGATCCCACAGCCCATCCTCGGTGCTCTCCAGCGCCAGCCGGAGCCGCTCCTCGCTCCGGGCCAGCTGCTGCTCCAGGTGCCGGCGTGCGCTGACGTCGTTCTCGATGGAGACGAACTGGACGAGCCGCCCATGCTCATCGCGCACCGGCTGGATGTCCGCATGGTTCCAGTAAGGCTGGCCGTCCTTGCGGTAGTTGAGCATCTCGGCGGTGCTGCCCTCGCCGCGCTGGATGGCCTGACGGATGGCCCTGGTGACGGAGGGATCCGTGTCCGGCCCGTACAGCAGCTCCCCGGGCTCGCGGTTGACCGCATCTTCCAGCGTGTAGCCGGTGATGCGGGTGAACCCCTCGTTCACCCACTCGATGACCCCGGCGGGGCTGGTGATGATGACGGCGTTGTGGGTACGGGCCGCCACCAGGGCCAGCTTCTTCACCTGCTGCTGCTGCGCCTGGAGCGCCTGCTCGGACCGGCGGTGGTGCTCGTCGTTGCGCCAGGCGTGCAGCAGGGTGCCGCAGGTGGTGAGCAGGGGCTGAAGGAACTCGATGATCTCGGCGTCGTACCCACCGGGCCTGTTGGCGAGGACCACCCGGCCCACGGGCTTGTCGGCCACGGCGAAGGGCAGCACGAGAAAATCGTTCAGCGCGGGAATGCTGGAGGCGGGGTTGCCCTCCACGAGAATCCGGGTGGGCGCCTCCAGCCACCGGGGCTCCTCCGAGGTGAGCACGGCCTCGAACAGGGCGCTGGCCTCAGGGGGGCTGTCCGGCGTGGGGCGATGCGACACCCGGTACCCATGCAGCGCCTCCGTCCAGTCCAGGGGGAAGATGGCGTAGGGCCGGAGGGAGGCGGTGTTTCCGGGGGCGCAGACCACCTCGCTGATGAACCCCAGCTCGCTCTGCGTGAGCTCCAGCGCGAGGGCCAGCAGGCGCTGCAAGAGGGCCCGGTGCTCGCCCCAGACGATGAACTCGGCATGCGCCTGGGTGAGCGCCTGGAGCATGTGCTGGGTGGCCGCCAGCCTGTCCGCCAGACGCGGCTTGGCCTTGCGCGGGGGCGTTCGGCGGGGAGAGGGAGCCGCCTTCTGCGCTGGCGATGTCTTGCGATGCAACGGGTTTTTTTTGCGCACGCGGTGCCGGGGAGTGTATCCCAACTGGGAGGATTGTTCGGCCGCTATCCTCCGTGCCGCTGGAGCGCTCCCGAGGAGACGGTCTGGACGCCGGGAGGGGGCTGCCGGACGAGGGCCACGAGGGCGCGCGCCACGGTCCGCCCCTCGATAGGACGTGAGGCGAAGGGTCTCAGCAGGGGACTCAGCACGTGGGCCACCACGGTGGCCACCTTCTCCCCGGGGCGGTGCTCGTTGCGCTCGCCGAGCAGCAGGGAGGGGTGGGCGATGATCAAGGAATCGAAGCCCTGCGCCTGGAGGGCTTCTTCCACCTCGCCCTTCACCCGGTTGTAGAAGATGCGCGAGCGGGGGTTGGCCCCCATCGCCGTCACCACCGCGAACCGCCGGACGCCGGCTTTCCGGGCGGCCTTCGCGAAGTTCAGCACGGCGTCGTGATCCACCGCACGGAACGCCTCCTGGCTGCCGGCCTTCTTGAGGGTGGTTCCCAGGCAGCAGAAGGCGTCATCGGCGGCGGGGAGCGGCGTCCCGTCCAGCCGGGCGAAGTCCACGGTCTGCTGGACGAGCCGGGGATGCTGCCGGGGCAGGGGGCGGCGCCCCAGGGAGTACACCTGCTGATACAGGGGGTTCTCCAGCAGTACATCCAGGAGGTGGCCTCCGACGAGGCCGCTGGCCCCGGCGATCAGGGCGGTGCGCGTGTCCATGGCGGGATGCTCAGCACACTCCCGCAGGGGAGGGAAGCGCGGCCTGAAACAGGCGCACGACAGTGTCCGCCCGTAACATGGGCGGCGGTATGTCTGCCATCTTCCAGCTCACGCTGTCCCGCCCGTGGCCCTGGGCCATCCTGGGGCGTGGCTGCCGTGTCCTCTTCCCCTCCACCACGGATGGCCAGGGCCGCACCCATGCCGTGCGTCCCCCCTCCGCGGCGGTGGGCCAGTACCTGGCGCTTCACGCGGGCCGGGGGTGGGATGTCGAGGGGGCGGCCTTCATGGAGCGCCGGTTGGGCCTCTATGTCCCCAGCGACGATGGGCTCCCGGACGGTGCCGTCTTCGCGGTGGCGCGGCTGTCCCAGGTGTCCACCGTCTGCAACGACTCGCGCGCCTTTGGCCGGCCGCCCGAGCCGTGGTGGCGGGGCTCCATCGCCTGGTGGCTGGAGGAAGTGCTCGCCGTGGAGCCCCTGGAGTGCCCGGAGGTGTCCTTTCTCACCCCGCTGTCCCAGGACTTCCTTCCCGAGCTGAGGGAGCGCTTCTCCCTGGCCCGGGACGGCCTCTGGCGGCCCACCCAGGCACGGAAGCGGGAGGCAGGGGTGTCCCTGGCCTCCAGCAGCACCTCGGGGCAGTTCGGCCTCGGCCTGTAGGCCTCCTGACCCCGGGAAGGGGGCGGGAAGGACGGCTCAGGGGCCCACGCTGATGCCGTCCACCCAGGCCTTGGCGCGGCTGACGGTGGAGCTAAGGTCCTTGGCGGTGACGATGAACTTCAGCGTGACGGTCTTGTTCGCGTACGCGGACAGGTCCAGGTTGGCCCGCTGGGTCCAGGCGGATTCGGTGACGGTGCCCAGGCCCTTGGTGACGGAGTCCACCACCGTGTCGGTGCCATCGTTGACGACGACCTGGAAGCTCACCGACGCGGAGGTGTTGGCGCCCGAGAGGTCCAGCTTGCGCCAGTAGGTCAGGCGCGGGCTGGCGGTGAGCTTCACGGTGACGCTGGCGGTCCGCGTGACGGTGTTGAAGGCGGGCACGGCCGCGCCGGCCAGGGACTTGCTGGAGGACGCGCCCGTCTGGTCGCTGGGATCCAGGGTCCACTCGCCCAGGTTCCAGCCTGGGTTGTCGGGGCCATTCTGGGAGAAGGTCTCCGTGAAGCGCTCGGCCGCCGCGTTCACCGTCACGCTCACGGAGGAGGACAGGGCGCTGTTGCCGGCGGCATCGAAGGCCCGGGCGGCGACGGTATGGGTCCCCGTGCTGACGGTGGCGGTGTTCCAGGGGAAGGTGTACGTG from Stigmatella erecta includes these protein-coding regions:
- a CDS encoding oxidoreductase, producing the protein MDTRTALIAGASGLVGGHLLDVLLENPLYQQVYSLGRRPLPRQHPRLVQQTVDFARLDGTPLPAADDAFCCLGTTLKKAGSQEAFRAVDHDAVLNFAKAARKAGVRRFAVVTAMGANPRSRIFYNRVKGEVEEALQAQGFDSLIIAHPSLLLGERNEHRPGEKVATVVAHVLSPLLRPFASRPIEGRTVARALVALVRQPPPGVQTVSSGALQRHGG
- a CDS encoding PAS domain S-box protein, whose translation is MHRKTSPAQKAAPSPRRTPPRKAKPRLADRLAATQHMLQALTQAHAEFIVWGEHRALLQRLLALALELTQSELGFISEVVCAPGNTASLRPYAIFPLDWTEALHGYRVSHRPTPDSPPEASALFEAVLTSEEPRWLEAPTRILVEGNPASSIPALNDFLVLPFAVADKPVGRVVLANRPGGYDAEIIEFLQPLLTTCGTLLHAWRNDEHHRRSEQALQAQQQQVKKLALVAARTHNAVIITSPAGVIEWVNEGFTRITGYTLEDAVNREPGELLYGPDTDPSVTRAIRQAIQRGEGSTAEMLNYRKDGQPYWNHADIQPVRDEHGRLVQFVSIENDVSARRHLEQQLARSEERLRLALESTEDGLWDLDLTTGHLTVSPRWMSMLGVGDDGSGETSYRHWREHLCHPEDLAEAERRMAEHLTGRTPMYEFEHRMRHRDGREIWVLSRGKAVSYTSDGRPLRVVGTNSNITSRKQAEERLRAFIRAIPDMIFRMKADGTLMDFKPATNASAALPPTEFIGRKVYELPALKNIFEPTRLAITQLLQGSPLEIYDYPMETPEGLLYFEARLVHSGVDEVTSIVRNITERKIAEEHQRRQSERLSEQVSHITRELEARQAQLIQSEKLASLGQMAASIAHELNNPVGYVSSNVSTLASYASLSRRLLELYQEVEKALGTPPPAPVARLLEEALTLREQEHLGEHLMDLDEVLADTREGLARIREFVLNLKTFVREESDVPQLADINKGLRMTLRMLRHEFKDRCDVICDFAPLPLLRCFPTQLNQVFMNLLLNAAQAIEQRGQIYVTVQQEETDIVVRIRDTGRGMDAKTRARIFTPFFTTKPAGQGTGLGLTICDTIIRRHQGRIEVQSEPGQGTTFTVRLPLFDDEEEEPRH